The sequence AATCTCGGCGCACGTAATGTTGCCTCAGGATTCGGCTTTCTGCAACGCGAAGCAGGGCTTCCCATTGCGGAGCACCTGATCCCTTACACCCCGGCAGATAGCTATTTGCGTGCGCTGGTCGTGGGCATGCTCAACACGCTCTGGGTTGCGTTTTGGGGCATCGTGCTCGCCACAATCCTGGGCACCGTAATCGGAGTTGCCCGCCTATCGAAGAACTGGCTGCTCGCAAAGCTGATGTCGGCTTACGTCGAGTTCTTCCGCGATCTGCCCCTGCTGTTGCAACTGTTCCTCTGGTACGCCCTTCTTCAGGGTCTGCCGCCGGTTCGCCAAGCGATCCACCCCATCGCGGGCGTCTACCTGTCCAACCGCGGCTTGAGCTTCCCGGTTCTCGACTGGCAAACGGCCCACAGCTGGACGCTCCTCGCTTTCATCCTTGGTTTGATTGCCACTGTGATCTCCGCAAAGCGAGCCACTCGCAAGTCACTGGACGATGGGCGCCAACGCGCCACTTGGCCGACCGCGGTCCTGCTCATGGCGGTCATGCCCGCCACGGTCGTGATTACGCTGGGCGCTCCGTTCGCCTTGGACATGCCTAGCCCACGGAGTTTCAACATCCGTGGCGGCGTCACCGTCTCGCCAGAATTCTTCGCGCTGTTGTTTGGTCTGGTGATCTACAACGCGGCATTCATTGCCGAAATTGTTCGTTCCGGCATCCAGTCGGTTAGTCATGGACAGATAGAAGCATCCCGCGCCCTTGGCTTGAAATCATCAAACACGTTGAAATGGATCGTTTTTCCGCAGGCACTCCGAGTGATCGTTCCGCCGCTAACGAGCCAATACCTCAACCTGGCCAAGCAATCCTCCCTGGCCGTTGCCATTGGCTACCAGGACATCGTCTCCATCGCCACCACGGCGATGAACCAGAACGGTCAAGCGGTGGAACTTGTGGCAATCATCATGGGCGTCTACCTCACGATCAGTCTCTCGATCAGCGCGCTGATGAACCACTACAACGCCCGTATTGCACTAGTGGAGCGCTAACGTGACCATCCTATCCGTGAAACACTCTGTCCATTCCAGCACCACCGTCATGCGTACACCCCCGGTGCAGGAACGCAGCGGCCCGATTGCGTGGCTGCGCCAAAACCTCTTCTATTCGTGGATATCGACGCTGACGACGATCGTCCTTCTGGTTGTGCTGGCGAAGTTCTCTGCATTCGTTTTCCAGTGGGGAGTCGTCAACGCGATCTGGAGTGTCCCAACAGGTTCGCAGGGGCCTAACAGCGACGCCTGCAAGGCCGTTCAAGGCAGCGGCGCATGCTGGGCCGTCATCACGGACAAGTATCGCTTCATGCTCTTCGGCATGTACCCCTTCGAGGAACAGTGGAGAGCCTTGATCGTCGTCTTGCTGTTCATTGGTCTCTACGTCATGTCCGGAATGAAGCGCTTTTGGCGACCCGCCTTGGCCGGTGTGTGGACACTGGCGCTTATGGCCATTGGCTTACTCATGTGGGGCGGAGTTTTCGGCCTGCAGTTCGTGCCGCAGACGCAATGGGGCGGCTTGGCATTGACTCTGATTCTGGCGACGGTTGGCGTTGCAGTGGCTTTCCCGCTGGCGATTCTGGTGGCACTGGGACGCCGTTCGAAGCTGCCGTTTATCCGATGGATCTGCGTCGCATATGTCGAGATGATTCGCGGCGTTCCACTGATCACGCTGCTGTTCATGGCGAGTGTGATGTTCCCGCTCCTGATGCCAGAAGGCGTCAACCTGGACAAGCTCTTGCGCGCTCAGGTTGCCATCATTCTCTTTTTTGGCGCCTATCTCGCCGAGGTCATCCGCGGCGGCTTGCAGGCGCTGCCGAAGGGACAGTACGAAGCGGCGCATGCGTTGGGTCTCTCCTACTGGTCGACGAACCGCAAGATCATCCTCCCACAAGCGTTGCAGCTCGTCATTCCGCCGCTCGTCAACAACTTCATTGGCTTCTTCAAGGACACGTCGCTGGTGCTCGTCATCGGTCTCTATGACTTGCTCGCGGCCTCGCGCGCTGCGATCGGCGAGCCCGCTTGGCAGGGCTTTGCGGTCGAAACGTACATATTCGTAGGCTTCATCTACTTCGCGTTCTGCTTTGCCATGTCCAAGTACAGCCAGAAGCTTGAAGTCCACCTCAATCAGCATAGAAAGCGCTAAACCTATGACTATCGCAACGACAGTAGCACCGGCCGCTCGCCAGCAAGGCGTCGCAGTCTCGATGCAGAAGATCAACAAATGGTACGGCGCGATGCACGTGCTGCGCGACGTCAACCTTGACGTGGCGACTGGCGAACGCGTCGTGGTTTGCGGTCCGTCCGGTTCGGGTAAATCGACCCTTATCCGGTGCATCAACCAGCTTGAAGAGCATCACGAAGGCCAGATCGTCGTGGACGGCATCAGCCTCGACAGCGACGCAAAGAACCTCGATGCCGTTCGCTGCGAAGTAGGGATGGTCTTCCAGAGCTTCAACCTCTTCCCGCACTTGACGGTGCTGGAGAACTGTACTTTGGCGCCCATGCTGGTCCGGCATGTGCCCCGCCGGGAAGCTGAATCGCTGGCAAGGTCATACCTGGAGCGCGTGCGGATTCCAGACCAGGCCAGCAAATATCCGGGGCAGCTCTCCGGTGGCCAACAGCAGCGTGTTGCGATCGCACGAGCCTTGTGCATGAAACCGAAGATCATGCTTTTCGACGAGCCGACCTCCGCGCTCGATCCCGAGATGGTTAAGGAAGTACTCGACACGATGGTTTCCCT comes from Variovorax sp. J2L1-78 and encodes:
- a CDS encoding amino acid ABC transporter permease, whose amino-acid sequence is MRRVVWQVLAALIVIGVFSWLIGNAQANLGARNVASGFGFLQREAGLPIAEHLIPYTPADSYLRALVVGMLNTLWVAFWGIVLATILGTVIGVARLSKNWLLAKLMSAYVEFFRDLPLLLQLFLWYALLQGLPPVRQAIHPIAGVYLSNRGLSFPVLDWQTAHSWTLLAFILGLIATVISAKRATRKSLDDGRQRATWPTAVLLMAVMPATVVITLGAPFALDMPSPRSFNIRGGVTVSPEFFALLFGLVIYNAAFIAEIVRSGIQSVSHGQIEASRALGLKSSNTLKWIVFPQALRVIVPPLTSQYLNLAKQSSLAVAIGYQDIVSIATTAMNQNGQAVELVAIIMGVYLTISLSISALMNHYNARIALVER
- a CDS encoding amino acid ABC transporter permease; this translates as MRTPPVQERSGPIAWLRQNLFYSWISTLTTIVLLVVLAKFSAFVFQWGVVNAIWSVPTGSQGPNSDACKAVQGSGACWAVITDKYRFMLFGMYPFEEQWRALIVVLLFIGLYVMSGMKRFWRPALAGVWTLALMAIGLLMWGGVFGLQFVPQTQWGGLALTLILATVGVAVAFPLAILVALGRRSKLPFIRWICVAYVEMIRGVPLITLLFMASVMFPLLMPEGVNLDKLLRAQVAIILFFGAYLAEVIRGGLQALPKGQYEAAHALGLSYWSTNRKIILPQALQLVIPPLVNNFIGFFKDTSLVLVIGLYDLLAASRAAIGEPAWQGFAVETYIFVGFIYFAFCFAMSKYSQKLEVHLNQHRKR
- a CDS encoding amino acid ABC transporter ATP-binding protein; its protein translation is MTIATTVAPAARQQGVAVSMQKINKWYGAMHVLRDVNLDVATGERVVVCGPSGSGKSTLIRCINQLEEHHEGQIVVDGISLDSDAKNLDAVRCEVGMVFQSFNLFPHLTVLENCTLAPMLVRHVPRREAESLARSYLERVRIPDQASKYPGQLSGGQQQRVAIARALCMKPKIMLFDEPTSALDPEMVKEVLDTMVSLAKDGMTMICVTHEMGFAREVADRVVFMDRGEIVESGSPDEMFSTPKSDRLRTFLGQVLRNQ